Proteins co-encoded in one Actinomadura luteofluorescens genomic window:
- a CDS encoding DNA polymerase III subunit alpha, with product MTWPPTAGCYPGYGTDVHIHVASSYSLRFGVAPPAALAERAAVLGMETLALTDRDGLYGAVRHVRACADAGIGAVVGADLRVASTGEERVVVLAEGRAGWRSLCRLVTAAHAAGERGRPLVTREMVGAHAEGLIVLLGPASDVGRALTGRRPDVAAARLAAWRATAETVIEIVDHRDRGDGPRAARMLALAREAGVPAVLGNAVRYLDPSDHPVAQVLDVTRRLVPLDRRHLDDRTGQAYLKSVPEMRRVAEGICGPDGAEALLAATRRLSERCVLDPGRDLGMDEVHLPAVDGDPHARLAARCADGMARRGLDGSREAAARLDQELGVIGRKGLAPYFLTVADAAALIRARGIRCAIRGSGAGSLVNYLIGIGDLDPLRHDLVMERFLADSREGLPDIDLDVESARRLEAYQALFDRFGADATACVSMMETYRARSALRDVGNAVGLPPHEIDAIAKAFPRIRANQIRAALDDLPELRQSNLAAGRLEVLFRIAERLDGLPRHIAMHPCGVLLSNPGLRDRTPVERAAVGFPMSQFDKDDVEAMGLLKLDVLGVRMQSAMAHAVAEAARVTGETIALEDIPRDDPATYALVRTSRTLGCFQIESPGQRELIGRLQPRDLDDLVIDISLFRPGPVNSDMVTPFLEARAGTREPAYPHPDLEPALRESLGVIVFHEQVLRVIDVMTGCGLSKAEAARRSLNHERGQAVVGAWFRERALARGYDGATVERVWRMLTAFGAFGFCKAHAASFALPTYQSAWLKRHHTAAFYAGVLTHDPGMYPKRVILDDARHFGVPILPLDVNRSDADWRAEPVPAGGPAGIRVALSEVRGISDAEIGRIAGARPYRSLPDFWRRARVSRPIAERLVLAGAFDALHEGVPRRDLLCRVGALDRVTARPAHVPEGQLPLGREDGDGDLTGVEAGLAEEIPAGGLPPMTPAEVVEAELDILGMDVSRHVMTFYAGLLAGLGAVRAADLPGRPDKSEVLVAGVKVATQTPAVRSGQRVIFATLDDATGPVDLTFFESVQDRCAATVFGSWLLVARGRLRRAGDRAVSITANACWDLNALHEEWRRGGPDAVRAAMAGPPGRGRPVGRRIVQPTGFAMSPYSDIGHAGPAVRRPPRTALWHTSQGSSGPTPT from the coding sequence ATGACGTGGCCGCCGACAGCTGGCTGCTATCCCGGGTATGGGACTGACGTGCATATTCATGTCGCTTCGTCCTATTCGCTCCGGTTCGGTGTGGCGCCGCCCGCGGCGCTGGCGGAGCGCGCGGCGGTCCTCGGCATGGAGACGCTGGCGCTGACCGACCGCGACGGCCTGTACGGCGCCGTCCGGCACGTCCGGGCGTGCGCGGACGCGGGGATCGGCGCCGTCGTCGGAGCCGACCTCAGGGTCGCCTCCACCGGGGAGGAACGCGTCGTGGTCCTCGCCGAGGGCCGCGCCGGATGGCGGTCGCTGTGCCGGCTGGTGACCGCGGCGCACGCGGCGGGCGAGCGCGGCCGCCCGCTGGTGACCAGGGAGATGGTCGGCGCCCACGCCGAGGGACTCATCGTCCTGCTCGGCCCGGCGTCGGACGTCGGGCGGGCCCTCACCGGGCGGCGCCCGGACGTGGCGGCGGCCCGGCTGGCGGCCTGGCGCGCCACCGCCGAGACCGTGATCGAGATCGTCGATCACCGCGACAGGGGCGACGGCCCGCGGGCGGCGCGGATGCTCGCGCTCGCCCGCGAGGCCGGCGTGCCCGCCGTGCTCGGCAACGCCGTCCGCTACCTGGACCCGTCGGACCACCCGGTCGCGCAGGTCCTGGACGTGACGCGCCGCCTCGTCCCGCTCGACCGGCGGCACCTGGACGACCGCACCGGCCAGGCGTACCTGAAGTCGGTCCCCGAGATGCGCCGGGTCGCGGAGGGGATCTGCGGCCCGGACGGGGCGGAGGCGCTGCTCGCGGCCACCCGGCGGCTGTCGGAGCGCTGCGTCCTCGATCCCGGCCGCGACCTCGGCATGGACGAGGTCCACCTGCCGGCCGTCGACGGCGACCCGCACGCGCGGCTCGCCGCCCGGTGCGCCGACGGGATGGCGCGGCGCGGGCTCGACGGGTCGCGTGAGGCCGCGGCCCGGCTCGACCAGGAGCTCGGCGTGATCGGGCGCAAGGGCCTGGCGCCGTACTTCCTCACGGTCGCCGACGCCGCCGCGCTGATCAGGGCGCGCGGCATCCGCTGCGCGATCCGCGGCTCGGGCGCGGGCAGCCTGGTCAACTACCTGATCGGCATCGGCGACCTGGACCCGCTGCGGCACGACCTGGTGATGGAGAGGTTCCTCGCCGACAGCCGCGAGGGGCTGCCCGACATCGACCTGGACGTGGAGTCGGCCCGCCGGCTGGAGGCCTACCAGGCGCTGTTCGACCGGTTCGGCGCGGACGCCACGGCGTGCGTGTCGATGATGGAGACCTACCGGGCGCGCAGCGCGCTGCGCGACGTCGGCAACGCCGTCGGGCTCCCGCCGCACGAGATCGACGCCATCGCCAAGGCGTTCCCGCGGATCCGGGCGAACCAGATCCGCGCGGCGCTGGACGACCTGCCCGAGCTGCGGCAGAGCAACCTGGCGGCGGGGCGCCTGGAGGTGCTGTTCCGGATCGCCGAGCGCCTGGACGGGCTGCCCCGCCACATCGCCATGCACCCGTGCGGCGTCCTGCTGTCGAACCCGGGCCTGCGGGACCGGACGCCGGTCGAGCGCGCCGCCGTGGGGTTCCCGATGAGCCAGTTCGACAAGGACGACGTCGAGGCGATGGGGCTGCTCAAACTCGACGTGCTCGGCGTCCGGATGCAGTCGGCGATGGCGCACGCGGTGGCGGAGGCCGCCCGGGTCACGGGGGAGACGATCGCGCTGGAGGACATCCCGCGCGACGACCCCGCGACGTACGCGCTGGTGCGCACGTCCCGGACGCTCGGCTGCTTCCAGATCGAGTCGCCCGGCCAGCGGGAGCTGATCGGCCGGCTCCAGCCCCGCGACCTGGACGACCTGGTCATCGACATCTCGCTGTTCCGCCCCGGCCCCGTCAACTCCGACATGGTGACGCCGTTCCTGGAGGCCCGCGCCGGGACCCGGGAGCCCGCCTACCCGCATCCCGACCTCGAACCGGCGCTGCGGGAGAGCCTCGGCGTGATCGTCTTCCACGAGCAGGTGCTGCGCGTCATCGACGTGATGACCGGATGCGGCCTGTCCAAGGCGGAGGCGGCGCGCCGGAGCCTGAACCACGAGCGGGGCCAGGCCGTGGTCGGCGCCTGGTTCCGGGAGCGGGCGCTGGCGCGCGGCTATGACGGGGCGACGGTCGAGCGCGTGTGGCGGATGCTGACCGCGTTCGGCGCGTTCGGCTTCTGCAAGGCCCACGCCGCGTCGTTCGCGCTGCCCACCTACCAGTCGGCCTGGCTGAAGCGGCACCACACGGCCGCCTTCTACGCCGGCGTCCTCACCCACGACCCCGGCATGTACCCCAAGCGGGTCATCCTCGACGACGCCCGGCACTTCGGCGTCCCGATCCTGCCGCTGGACGTCAACCGCTCGGACGCGGACTGGCGCGCCGAGCCCGTCCCGGCGGGCGGCCCGGCCGGGATCCGGGTCGCGCTGAGCGAGGTCAGGGGCATCTCCGACGCCGAGATCGGCAGGATCGCCGGGGCCCGGCCGTACCGGTCGCTGCCCGACTTCTGGCGCCGCGCCCGGGTCTCGCGGCCGATCGCCGAGCGGCTGGTCCTGGCGGGCGCGTTCGACGCCCTCCACGAGGGCGTCCCGCGCCGCGACCTGCTGTGCCGCGTCGGCGCCCTCGACCGGGTCACCGCCCGTCCCGCGCACGTCCCGGAGGGCCAGCTCCCCCTCGGCCGGGAGGACGGCGACGGGGACCTGACCGGCGTGGAGGCCGGCCTGGCGGAGGAGATCCCGGCGGGCGGGCTGCCGCCGATGACGCCCGCCGAGGTGGTCGAGGCGGAGCTGGACATCCTGGGCATGGACGTGAGCCGGCACGTCATGACCTTCTACGCCGGGCTGCTCGCCGGGCTCGGCGCCGTCCGCGCCGCCGACCTGCCGGGACGTCCGGACAAGAGCGAGGTCCTGGTCGCCGGGGTCAAGGTGGCGACGCAGACCCCGGCGGTCAGGTCGGGGCAGCGCGTCATCTTCGCCACTTTGGACGACGCGACCGGCCCGGTCGACCTCACGTTCTTCGAGTCGGTGCAGGACCGCTGCGCCGCCACCGTGTTCGGCTCCTGGCTGCTCGTCGCCCGGGGCCGGCTCCGCCGCGCCGGCGACCGCGCCGTCTCGATCACCGCGAACGCCTGCTGGGATCTGAACGCCCTGCACGAGGAGTGGCGCCGCGGCGGCCCGGACGCCGTCCGGGCGGCCATGGCGGGCCCGCCCGGCCGGGGGCGTCCGGTGGGCCGCCGCATCGTCCAGCCCACGGGCTTCGCGATGTCGCCGTACTCCGACATCGGCCACGCAGGCCCGGCCGTCAGGCGCCCGCCGCGCACCGCCCTCTGGCACACCAGCCAGGGAAGCTCCGGCCCCACCCCTACCTGA
- a CDS encoding DUF4328 domain-containing protein, translating into MPCALCGDIIPTEVDRCPACGAWARRRDFRAVGVAVFMLLGFNAFVALGSGISLLRLARPLHGATHDSYDAAATGKALAPYADVFTIGTIMAAVTGLLYLTWLWRAFHQSPGPHRHHRAWVLLGWFLPVVNLWLPPRMVYEVWVNSGRYRTAERQAAGLVVVGWWACALLGLVLGRVFAHGSVETLADARLDVHVGVAAAAFQALAAALCMATVFQITRIQITR; encoded by the coding sequence ATGCCGTGTGCGTTGTGCGGCGACATCATCCCGACCGAGGTCGACCGGTGCCCGGCCTGCGGCGCGTGGGCGCGGCGCCGCGACTTCCGCGCCGTCGGCGTGGCCGTGTTCATGCTGCTCGGCTTCAACGCGTTCGTGGCCCTCGGCTCGGGGATCAGCCTGCTCAGGCTGGCGCGCCCGCTGCACGGCGCGACGCACGACAGCTACGACGCCGCCGCCACCGGCAAGGCCCTCGCGCCCTACGCGGACGTGTTCACGATCGGCACGATCATGGCGGCGGTCACCGGCCTGCTGTACCTGACCTGGCTGTGGCGGGCGTTCCACCAGTCCCCCGGCCCGCACCGCCACCACCGCGCCTGGGTGCTGCTCGGCTGGTTCCTCCCGGTCGTCAACCTGTGGCTGCCGCCCCGGATGGTCTACGAGGTGTGGGTGAACAGCGGCCGGTACCGGACGGCCGAGCGCCAGGCGGCCGGGCTCGTCGTCGTGGGCTGGTGGGCGTGCGCCCTGCTCGGCCTCGTCCTCGGCCGCGTGTTCGCGCACGGCAGCGTCGAGACCCTCGCCGACGCCCGCCTCGACGTGCACGTCGGCGTGGCCGCGGCCGCCTTCCAGGCTCTGGCCGCCGCCCTGTGCATGGCCACCGTCTTCCAGATCACCCGGATCCAGATCACCCGGTGA
- a CDS encoding response regulator has protein sequence MTIRVLIADDQQMVRTGFRMIVDSQPDMEVVGEAADGAEAVALARRLRPEVCLFDIRMPRMDGLEATRALAGPGVPDPPRVVIVTTFDMDEYVYGALRGGAVGFLLKDSGPALLVEAVRAAANGGSLVSPSVTVRLLEHLARPPARPVRPREPLTERELDVVRLVARGRTNEEIAAELYVSLSTVKTHLGSVNRKLDTRNRVATAAWAWESGLMT, from the coding sequence GTGACCATCCGCGTACTGATCGCCGACGACCAGCAGATGGTCCGGACCGGGTTCCGGATGATCGTCGACTCGCAGCCCGACATGGAGGTGGTCGGGGAGGCCGCCGACGGCGCCGAGGCCGTCGCGCTGGCCCGCCGCCTGCGTCCCGAGGTGTGCCTGTTCGACATCCGGATGCCGCGGATGGACGGGCTGGAGGCGACCCGCGCCCTCGCCGGGCCGGGCGTCCCCGACCCGCCCCGCGTCGTGATCGTCACGACGTTCGACATGGACGAGTACGTCTACGGCGCGCTGCGCGGCGGCGCGGTCGGGTTCCTGCTGAAGGACAGCGGGCCCGCGCTGCTGGTGGAGGCCGTCCGCGCGGCGGCGAACGGCGGGTCGCTGGTGTCGCCGTCCGTCACCGTCCGGCTGCTGGAGCACCTGGCCAGGCCGCCCGCGCGACCCGTCCGGCCGCGCGAGCCGCTCACCGAACGGGAGCTGGACGTGGTCAGGCTCGTCGCGCGCGGCCGGACGAACGAGGAGATCGCCGCGGAGCTGTACGTGTCGCTCTCCACGGTCAAGACGCACCTCGGCAGCGTCAACCGCAAGCTGGACACGCGGAACCGGGTCGCGACGGCCGCATGGGCCTGGGAGTCGGGCCTCATGACCTGA
- a CDS encoding sensor histidine kinase, with protein MSDVGARLDRIHSVGGCVVRAAYAGFACLYLLACTAAGIGDPSALWMVFVAAVANFAAVSGRGFLVWAAGAGALSALSTLCLGTVVRPEAGAPSLFAEIGGLLIVIARVVWKARRDRLVPIAVLLGAAILATPLRWSPIAAALFTAPLGITVAIALGVGLYLRALDARRARSLASARRDERLELARDLHDFVAHHVTGIVVQAQAARFTAGSGAAQTQEQLDRMLGEIEKAGTEALTSMRRMVGLLRDAQNVDAADGEAVPDGGSSTRPLGDIARLRDLVEGFTHPPAALTLEPGLGTLPPEVAASAHRVVQEALTNVRKHAADAASVRVTLARVGGDVEVAVRDDGRGRGGRRLPSGGFGLTGLGERVGALGGRLHAGPRPEGGWEVVARLPVSDG; from the coding sequence GTGAGTGACGTTGGGGCACGGCTGGATCGCATCCATTCGGTGGGCGGCTGCGTGGTGCGCGCGGCGTACGCCGGGTTCGCGTGCCTGTACCTGCTGGCGTGCACGGCCGCCGGGATCGGGGACCCCTCCGCCCTGTGGATGGTGTTCGTCGCGGCGGTGGCCAACTTCGCTGCGGTCTCCGGGCGCGGCTTCCTGGTGTGGGCGGCCGGGGCGGGGGCGCTGTCGGCGCTCAGCACCCTGTGCCTCGGCACGGTGGTCCGGCCCGAGGCCGGCGCCCCGAGCCTGTTCGCGGAGATCGGCGGCCTGCTGATCGTCATCGCGCGGGTGGTGTGGAAGGCCCGTCGCGACCGGCTCGTCCCCATCGCGGTCCTGCTCGGCGCGGCGATCCTGGCGACCCCGCTGCGCTGGTCGCCGATCGCGGCGGCGCTGTTCACCGCGCCGCTCGGCATCACCGTGGCGATCGCGCTCGGCGTCGGCCTCTACCTGCGGGCGCTGGACGCGCGGCGGGCCAGGTCGCTGGCGTCGGCGCGGCGCGACGAGCGGCTGGAACTGGCCCGCGACCTGCACGACTTCGTCGCCCACCATGTGACCGGCATCGTCGTCCAGGCGCAGGCGGCGAGGTTCACGGCCGGGTCCGGCGCCGCGCAGACGCAGGAGCAGCTCGACCGGATGCTCGGCGAGATCGAGAAGGCCGGCACCGAGGCGCTCACGTCGATGCGGCGCATGGTCGGGCTGCTGCGCGACGCCCAGAACGTCGACGCCGCGGACGGGGAGGCCGTCCCGGACGGCGGCTCCAGTACCCGTCCGCTCGGTGACATCGCGCGGCTCAGGGACCTCGTCGAGGGGTTCACCCACCCGCCGGCCGCGCTCACGCTGGAGCCCGGCCTCGGGACGCTTCCGCCGGAGGTCGCGGCGTCCGCGCACCGCGTCGTGCAGGAGGCGCTGACCAACGTCCGCAAGCATGCCGCCGACGCCGCGTCCGTGCGGGTCACGCTCGCGCGGGTCGGAGGCGACGTCGAGGTCGCCGTGCGGGACGACGGGCGTGGGCGCGGCGGCCGGCGGCTGCCGTCCGGCGGGTTCGGGCTCACCGGGCTGGGTGAGCGGGTCGGCGCTCTCGGCGGGCGGCTGCACGCGGGCCCGCGCCCCGAGGGCGGGTGGGAGGTCGTCGCACGGCTCCCCGTTTCGGACGGATAA
- a CDS encoding methyltransferase domain-containing protein, whose translation MTAKATYTHGHHESVLSSHQWRTVENSAAHLVGHLRPGLSVLDVGCGPGTITAGIAERVAPGRVVAADSAEAVLDEARRNTASLDNVEFAVADVHALDHPDGTFDVVHAHQVLQHVGDPVQALREMRRVARPGGIVAVREADFGTMAWYPDPPGMDAWLPIYYKVARGNGGEPDAGRRLVSWARAAGFTDVTASASAWCYATPQEREWWSESWGGRLIRSSVADHAVAGGHATRAELQRVYEGWKAWAAAEDGWYSVTHGEIICRA comes from the coding sequence ATGACCGCGAAGGCGACCTACACCCACGGCCACCACGAGAGCGTCCTCAGCTCGCACCAGTGGCGCACGGTCGAGAACTCCGCCGCCCACCTGGTCGGGCACCTGCGGCCCGGCCTGTCGGTGCTGGACGTCGGCTGCGGGCCGGGGACCATCACCGCCGGGATCGCCGAACGCGTCGCGCCGGGCCGCGTCGTCGCCGCCGACTCCGCCGAGGCCGTCCTGGACGAGGCCCGCCGGAACACCGCCTCGCTGGACAACGTCGAGTTCGCGGTCGCCGACGTCCACGCCCTCGACCATCCCGACGGCACGTTCGACGTCGTCCACGCCCACCAGGTCCTGCAGCACGTCGGCGACCCCGTCCAGGCGCTGCGGGAGATGCGCCGCGTGGCCCGGCCCGGAGGGATCGTCGCCGTGCGCGAGGCCGACTTCGGCACGATGGCCTGGTACCCGGACCCGCCCGGCATGGACGCCTGGCTGCCGATCTACTACAAGGTCGCGCGCGGCAACGGCGGCGAGCCCGACGCCGGCCGCCGCCTGGTCTCCTGGGCGCGCGCCGCCGGGTTCACCGACGTCACCGCGTCCGCCTCCGCCTGGTGCTACGCCACCCCGCAGGAGCGCGAGTGGTGGAGCGAGTCGTGGGGCGGCCGCCTGATCAGGTCGTCGGTCGCCGACCACGCCGTCGCCGGCGGCCACGCCACCCGCGCCGAACTCCAGCGCGTCTACGAGGGCTGGAAGGCGTGGGCCGCCGCCGAGGACGGCTGGTACTCCGTCACCCACGGCGAGATCATCTGCCGCGCCTGA
- a CDS encoding acetolactate synthase large subunit, with protein sequence MSTQDAARLLVRTLEAEGVEYVFGIPGEENIHFVDALNDSPIRYILVRHEQGAAFMAEIYGRLTGKAGVASATLGPGAINLQLGVADATTNSTPVVAISAQVGLDRIYKESHQIVDLVSLFRPITKWSELAPRAEALPEMVRKAFKTAQTERPGAVYLAIPEDVESAEVPASLGPLPVNVVRAQEPSAAQIARAADVIALARRPVVLAGHGATRARASDALVYFSERLGLPVATTFNGKGVFPDDHRNALGAVGFMRHDYVNFGFDEADVLIAVGYELQEFDPVKINPNADKKIIHIHQSPAEVDDHYPVEVGIQGDVSRSLRALADSVHRRFDVNPPAPAHHQPTDELRSTDRPPAPAHHHPTDELRSTDRPPAPAHHHPTDELRSTGQRIRRMLQEELAEGATEDGHPLSPRRIVADVRAAMGRSDIVLADTGAVKMWMARMYPTYEPNTLLVSNGLSSMGFSVPGAIAAKLAHPDRRVLAATGDGAFLMNSQELETAVRENIPITVLIWDDSAYGLIEWKMDLDLGRSSNIRFGNPDFVRYAESFGARGYRVESAAELLPTLRKALAEDAVSVITVPVDYSHNLQLTDKLGDLTGPF encoded by the coding sequence ATGTCCACGCAGGACGCCGCCCGGCTTCTCGTCAGGACCCTTGAGGCGGAAGGCGTCGAGTACGTCTTCGGCATCCCGGGCGAGGAGAACATCCATTTCGTCGACGCGCTGAACGACTCGCCGATCCGCTACATCCTCGTCCGGCACGAGCAGGGCGCCGCGTTCATGGCGGAGATCTACGGCCGGCTCACCGGGAAGGCGGGCGTGGCCTCCGCCACGCTCGGCCCCGGCGCGATCAACCTCCAGCTCGGTGTCGCGGACGCCACCACCAACAGCACGCCCGTCGTCGCGATCTCCGCCCAGGTCGGCCTGGACCGGATCTACAAGGAGTCGCACCAGATCGTCGACCTGGTGTCCCTGTTCCGCCCGATCACCAAGTGGTCGGAGCTGGCGCCGCGCGCGGAGGCGCTGCCCGAGATGGTCCGCAAGGCGTTCAAGACGGCGCAGACCGAACGCCCCGGCGCCGTCTACCTGGCGATCCCGGAGGACGTCGAGTCGGCCGAGGTCCCCGCCTCCCTCGGGCCGCTGCCGGTGAACGTCGTGCGCGCGCAGGAGCCCTCCGCGGCCCAGATCGCCCGCGCCGCCGACGTGATCGCCCTCGCGCGGCGGCCGGTCGTCCTGGCCGGCCACGGCGCCACCCGGGCCCGCGCGAGCGACGCCCTGGTGTACTTCTCCGAGCGCCTCGGCCTGCCGGTCGCCACCACCTTCAACGGCAAGGGCGTCTTCCCCGACGACCACCGCAACGCCCTCGGCGCGGTCGGCTTCATGCGCCACGACTACGTCAACTTCGGCTTCGACGAGGCGGACGTGCTGATCGCCGTCGGCTACGAGCTCCAGGAGTTCGACCCCGTCAAGATCAACCCGAACGCGGACAAGAAGATCATCCACATCCACCAGTCGCCCGCCGAGGTCGACGACCACTACCCGGTCGAGGTCGGCATCCAGGGCGACGTCTCGCGCTCGCTGCGTGCCCTCGCCGACTCCGTCCACCGCCGCTTCGACGTGAACCCTCCAGCCCCCGCCCACCACCAACCAACGGACGAGCTCCGCTCGACAGACCGTCCTCCAGCCCCCGCCCACCACCATCCAACGGACGAGCTCCGCTCGACAGACCGTCCTCCAGCCCCCGCCCACCACCATCCAACGGACGAGCTCCGCTCGACGGGTCAGAGGATCCGGCGGATGCTCCAGGAGGAGCTGGCCGAGGGCGCGACCGAGGACGGCCACCCGCTCTCCCCCCGCCGCATCGTCGCCGACGTCCGCGCCGCCATGGGCCGCAGCGACATCGTCCTGGCCGACACCGGCGCGGTGAAGATGTGGATGGCGCGCATGTACCCGACCTACGAGCCGAACACGCTGCTCGTCTCCAACGGCCTGTCGTCGATGGGCTTCTCCGTTCCCGGCGCGATCGCCGCCAAGCTCGCGCACCCGGACCGCAGGGTGCTGGCCGCGACCGGGGACGGCGCGTTCCTGATGAACAGCCAGGAGCTGGAGACGGCCGTCCGCGAGAACATCCCCATCACCGTGCTGATCTGGGACGACTCCGCGTATGGGCTGATCGAGTGGAAGATGGACCTCGACCTCGGGCGCAGCTCCAACATCAGGTTCGGCAACCCCGACTTCGTCCGGTACGCCGAGAGCTTCGGCGCCCGCGGCTACCGCGTCGAGTCGGCCGCCGAGCTGCTGCCCACCCTCCGCAAGGCCCTCGCCGAGGACGCGGTCTCCGTCATCACCGTCCCGGTCGACTACTCCCACAACCTGCAGCTGACCGACAAGCTCGGCGACCTCACCGGCCCCTTCTGA
- a CDS encoding LLM class F420-dependent oxidoreductase has translation MTAELKLGINVGYWQRDPEDQTETVLAAERCGYDSVFTAEAYGSDAFTTLAWYGARTSRIKLGTAVVQMSARTPAATAMHALTLDALSGGRVILGLGASGPQVVEGWYGQPFPKPLARTREYLDIVRQVWRRDAPVTSEGPHYPLPYPGGSGLGKPLKSIAHPLRPRIPVYLGAEGPKNVALSAEVAQGWLPLFVDPEQIEPVFGGSLAGRPEGFEIAATVTTIVTDDLAAALEFAKIPLAFYIGGMGAKDRNFHLDLIGRLGYAEEAGRVQELFLDGRRDEAIKAVPDGLADAISLLGPLGRIRERLALWRDSPVTTLLIAGVKDEPTLRAIKEMADS, from the coding sequence GTGACCGCGGAACTCAAGCTCGGCATCAACGTCGGCTACTGGCAGCGCGACCCCGAGGACCAGACCGAGACGGTCCTGGCCGCCGAGCGCTGCGGCTACGACTCGGTGTTCACCGCCGAGGCGTACGGCTCGGACGCGTTCACCACGCTGGCCTGGTACGGCGCCCGCACGTCCCGGATCAAGCTGGGCACGGCCGTCGTCCAGATGTCGGCGCGGACCCCGGCGGCCACCGCCATGCACGCGCTCACCCTGGACGCCCTGTCGGGCGGGCGCGTGATCCTCGGGCTCGGCGCGTCCGGCCCGCAGGTCGTGGAGGGCTGGTACGGGCAGCCGTTCCCGAAGCCGCTCGCCCGCACCCGCGAGTACCTCGACATCGTCCGGCAGGTGTGGCGCCGCGACGCCCCCGTCACCAGCGAGGGCCCGCACTACCCGCTGCCCTACCCGGGCGGGTCGGGCCTCGGCAAGCCGCTGAAGTCGATCGCCCACCCCCTGCGCCCGCGGATCCCGGTCTACCTGGGCGCGGAGGGGCCGAAGAACGTCGCGCTGTCCGCCGAGGTCGCGCAGGGCTGGCTGCCGCTGTTCGTCGACCCCGAGCAGATCGAGCCCGTCTTCGGCGGCTCGCTGGCCGGACGCCCCGAGGGCTTCGAGATCGCCGCGACCGTCACCACGATCGTCACCGACGACCTGGCCGCCGCGCTGGAGTTCGCCAAGATCCCGCTGGCCTTCTACATCGGCGGGATGGGCGCCAAGGACCGCAACTTCCACCTCGACCTGATCGGCCGGCTCGGCTACGCGGAGGAGGCGGGACGCGTCCAGGAGCTGTTCCTCGACGGCCGCCGGGACGAGGCGATCAAGGCCGTGCCGGACGGGCTGGCCGACGCGATCTCCCTCCTGGGCCCGCTCGGGCGGATCAGGGAAAGGCTGGCGCTGTGGCGGGACAGCCCGGTGACCACCCTGCTCATCGCCGGGGTGAAGGACGAGCCGACGCTGCGCGCCATCAAGGAGATGGCCGACTCCTGA
- a CDS encoding DUF397 domain-containing protein, with protein sequence MTHLQRELTLAVWRKSSRSGSGDQCVEMAALSSDLRAVRDSKDPSGPALVLTPAAWRDLLGGIKES encoded by the coding sequence GTGACCCACCTCCAGCGCGAACTCACCCTGGCCGTCTGGCGCAAGTCGTCCCGCAGCGGAAGCGGAGACCAGTGCGTCGAGATGGCCGCCCTGTCCAGTGACCTGCGCGCGGTGCGCGATTCCAAGGACCCGTCCGGGCCGGCCCTGGTGCTGACGCCGGCCGCCTGGCGGGATCTGCTGGGCGGGATCAAGGAGAGCTAG
- a CDS encoding helix-turn-helix domain-containing protein, whose amino-acid sequence MTYRPTVRGRRLARELRKLRDEQGLTLQEVADRLDWSRATVSRLETSQTRPKPGDIADILDLYGVPSPDRDALITLARQAGQRGWWTAYQDVFAGSYVALEDEASHIRTWDPQLVHGLLQTEDYSRAVITAGRLLPSDEEIERRISARKIRQALLDRADAPRLQVIFDEAVLHRPIGGEEVMRAQLDALVTAGETRPSVTIQVLPYTAAAHAGLDGRFTILSYPDPADPDIAYVEGTMGDVYLESAEEIAKHRDRFERIVKRALSPEESAHLIAKAARSSL is encoded by the coding sequence ATGACCTACCGCCCCACCGTCCGTGGCCGCCGCCTCGCCAGGGAGCTCCGCAAGCTGCGCGATGAGCAGGGCCTGACGCTGCAGGAGGTGGCGGACCGGCTCGACTGGTCGAGAGCCACCGTCTCCCGCCTGGAAACCAGCCAGACCCGCCCCAAGCCCGGCGACATCGCCGACATCCTCGACCTGTACGGCGTGCCGAGCCCGGACCGCGACGCGCTCATCACCCTGGCCCGGCAGGCCGGTCAGCGCGGCTGGTGGACCGCCTACCAGGACGTCTTCGCGGGCAGCTACGTCGCACTGGAGGACGAGGCCTCGCACATCCGCACCTGGGACCCGCAGCTCGTGCACGGACTGCTGCAGACCGAGGACTACTCCCGCGCGGTGATCACGGCGGGCCGGCTGCTGCCCTCGGACGAGGAGATCGAGCGCCGCATCTCCGCCCGCAAGATCCGGCAGGCGCTGCTGGACCGCGCCGACGCGCCGCGCCTCCAGGTGATCTTCGACGAGGCGGTGCTGCACCGGCCGATCGGCGGCGAGGAGGTGATGCGGGCCCAGCTGGACGCCCTCGTCACCGCCGGAGAGACCCGCCCATCCGTGACGATCCAGGTACTCCCCTACACAGCAGCGGCGCATGCGGGCTTGGATGGACGTTTCACCATATTGTCGTATCCAGACCCCGCAGACCCCGATATCGCCTACGTCGAGGGCACTATGGGCGACGTTTACCTTGAGAGCGCCGAGGAAATAGCAAAACATAGGGACCGCTTCGAACGGATCGTGAAGCGGGCCTTGTCCCCCGAGGAGTCCGCGCACCTCATAGCCAAGGCAGCAAGGAGCAGCCTGTGA